The Salvelinus fontinalis isolate EN_2023a chromosome 34, ASM2944872v1, whole genome shotgun sequence region ACATGACTGAATGAGACAATGTAATGAGATTAGATGTCGACCGataatgatttttcaacgcctataccgataccgattattggaggaccaaaaaaagccgataccgattaatcggacgattaaaaaaaaaaaaattgtaataatgacaattacaacaatactgaatgtagATGAACACTttaattttaacttaatataatacatcaataaaatcaatttagcctcaaataaataatgaaacatgttcaatttggtttaaataatgcaaaaacaaagtgttggagaagaaagtaaatgtgcaatatgtgccatgtaaaaaagctaacgtttaagttccttgctcagaacatatgaaaactGGTGGTTTCTTTTaatatgagtcttcaatattcccaggtaagacgttttaggttgtagttaatataggactatttctctctatgccatttgtatttcatatacctttgactattggatgttcttataggcactttagtattgccattatagcttccgtccctctcctcgcccctacatgggctcgaaccaggaacacatcgacaacagccaccctcgaagcatcgttacccatcgctccacaaaagccgcggcccttgcagagcaaggggaacaactacttcaaggtctcagagcgagtgacgtcaccgattgaaacgctattagcgcgcaccccactaactagctagccatttcacatcggttacatcagcctaatctcgggagttgataggcttgaagtcataaacagctcaatgcttgaagcacagagaagagctgctggcaaacgcacgaaagtgctgtttgaatgaatgcttacgagcctgctgctgcctagcACCGcttagtcagactgctctatcaaataatagacttaattataacataataacacacagaaatacgagccttatgtcattaatatggtcaaatccggaaactatcatttcgaaaacaaaacatttattctttcagtgaaatacggaaccgttccgtattttatcgaacgggtggcaaccataagtctaaatattcctgttacattgcacaactttcaatgttatgtcatatttACGTaagattctggcaaattagttcgcaacgagccaggtggcccaaactgttgcatataccctgactcgtGTGCAattaacgcaagagaagtgacacaatttccctagtttaatattgcctgctaacctggatttctttaaactaaatatgcaggtttaaaaaaatatacctctgtgtattgattttaagaaaggcattgatgtttatggttaggtacattcgtgcaacgattgtgcatTTCTCGctaatgcgcttttgttaaatcatcccccgtttggcgaagttcgcaacgagccaggcggcccaaactgctgcatatagtctgactctgttgcacagaacgcaagagaagtgacacaatttcccaagttaaaagaaattcatgttagcaggcaatattaactaaatatgcaggtttaaaaatatatacttgtgtattgattttaagaaaggcgttgatgtttatggttaggtacacattggtacaacgacagtgcttttttttgcgaatgcgcttgttaaatcatcacccgtttggcgaagtaggctgtgattcaatgataaattaacaggcaccgcatcgattatatgcaacgcaggacaagctaaatcaattagtaatatcatcaaccatgtgtagttaactagtgattatgttaagattgattgttaagatacgtttaatgctagctagcaccttaccttggctccttgctgcactcgcataacaggtagtcagcctgccacgcagtctcctcgtggagtgcaatgtaatcggccatgatcggtgtccaaaaatgccgattaccgattgttatgaaaacttgaaatcggccctaattaatcggccattccgattaatcggtcaacctctaaatGAGATGTCTACCGTACCTGTCCAAAGTGGGCTCTGGCTTCTTCAAACCCTCCCACCTGCAGTCTCTTTTTGATGAGGTCAAAGGGGTAGGTCATTGTCTTGCTGATGACTCCAGCACAGCTTCCACATAACAAGCTTCTGAGGTTGccttcaatagaaaggaaaaaagCAGTAATGTTCAGGTAGTTTCTAGGCCCCTATCCTTCAAAGTTATGTTTATGTGTTCAGTCAGTGGTACTGGGCACTATCCAGGCCCTAGTTACAAAGTTAGTTTCCTGTTTGCTCGCCAAGCCAAGGTTATATTTTAGTTTCTAGGCTCTATTCCCTTAACAGTCATTGGTGTGTGTGCAGTGTTGTGTATTTAAAACAGTGTCATGGTGTCAAAGGCATGACCGTCCCTATACTGGCCACTGACCTCCGACGTTGCTGTCCTTGGGCGGTGGTCCCATGAGGTTCTTGAGGACCTTGTAGAAGAAGAATTGCAGGCCTGCGTAGGGGAACACTGCCACCAGTGTTGGACCCAGGCCACGGTAGAACCCCAGGGCCCCCTCAGTGCGGTACATGGTGGACACAGCATGTCTCAGACTGTGATACACCTATGTTACAGATTATGCCTGTGGTTAGCTAGTAGCTATCAGTAGCACAAGCCAAAGATTCAATGATAACACTTTAACAAAGCCAAAGTGTGGATTGCAGTCactccttgtccatagactgcctTCAAGGTAAGGAAAATAATATCTAAATAAAGATatgacatttttctaaactatcaTTTTTAAGGGGTTATAAGTAGGTTATTGacaattattatatagaatttaCTATAAATGTATATTTAGTTTATAAATAATGGTTGTCGTTTTGGTTGTCGTTTTGTTGCTTGGCAAATTATGGGTTGCACAGTTAATGGACTATTACTGCTTTTGATAATGGTAGAATAAAGCTAATGCTTTTCGAtagattcatactgtatgtttttcTTTGTCTCCCACCTTGGGCTCTCCCTGAGCTGCGAAGCGTGTTCGCAGTGTGTCTAGTGGCTGGCAGGCTACAGTGGCAGAGCAGGCGGCCAGACCGCCACACACAAAGTGCACCCCCGCTGTCTGGCTGTCATAGACGGTGCTCTTGTGGGTCATCTCAGTCAGGAACTCAAAGCTGGCAAACTATGGAGGGACGAAAACACAGCCTTAAAACACAACCTTAAAGCACAGATGAAATCACAGCATCAAAAACAAAGTTCAGACAACAGCGCCAAGTTATACACCACCGCCATGAATGGAGACCACAGGGATAAAAACAATAGAAATTTAAAAAAGTGAGGCACATGACTATATATTAtaatctatcaacccactaccatgTGAGAGATGCTATTGCGGCGTTACAGGGCAAAGGCTAGCTAGGGACAAAGAGTTGAGTCAGAAAACAGCTCTCAGAGATCCACTCATTCAACTACAACACTGTGTGACATACAACAGGGCATTCTGACAGGAGAAATGCCCCAGTGTATGTTCCCTACCTGTACTGCCCCGAAGCAGACAGAGAGGAGCTGGGCGGGGATATGTCCTTTCCAGAAGGCAGGCAGCCCCTCCTCTGCCAGGATACAACGTGATGCCTGGAACAGGCCCCAGTACTTCCCTTCGGGGTGCCTTGACGATACGCGCTCTATCTGCAACTGTGTACGCAAGGAGGGGTGTGTAGTGACAGACAGTGGAAAGAAGACATTCTGCTTTAGACATTCTTGTGTAGAACGAAATACAcatatgcacgtacacacacacacacacacacacacacacacacacacacacacacacacacacacacacacacagttgtaagTAATTCCCCAGCAAATGCTGAGCACATCATCAATGTGTGTTGCCATGGCCACCAGTGTGTTGTGAGAAACTGGGCATGCCCAGTGGTGTCTGAGGGTCTGGGTGTGGTGCTGTGAATCATCAAAAGAATGCTGTACAACCAAACAATGTTTAGTAGCAATGAAACAAACTTCTTCAGGACTAAAAAGCTTGATTTCATGGAGTCTCACAACACTGCGCTTTTTGGTTTGAGTCATAAAAGCCTGGGCAAAGGCTATCATGCACAAATAACAGAGTTGTATGTTTACCAGAACCACTAGAGTTAGGCCACaaaaacagtgcattcggaaagtattcagaccccttgaccttttccatattttgttacgttacagccttattctaaaattgattaaataaaaacaattctcagcaatctacacacaatacccaataatgacaaagcgaaaacaggtttgtagacatttttgcacatttattaaacacaaatatcctatttacataagtattcagaccctttgctatgagacttgaaattgagctcaggtgcatcctgtttacattgatcatccttgagatgtttctacaacttgtagtctacctgtggtaaattcaattgattggacatgatttggaaaggcacacacctgcctatgtaaggcacagttgacagtgcatgtcagagcaaaaaaccaaaccatgaggttgaaggaattgtccatagagctcccgagacaggattgtgtcgacgcacagatctggggaagggtaccaaaacatttctgcagcattgaaggtccccaataacacagtggcctccatcattcttaaatggaagaagtttgaaaccaccaagactcttcctagagctggacgcctggccaaactgagcaatcgggggagaatggtttggtcagggaggtgaccaagaaaccgatggtcactctgacaaagctctcgagttcctctgtggagaagagAAAACGttcaaggacaaccatctctgcagcactccaccaatcaggcctttgcggtagattggccagacgaaagccactcctcagtaaaagaaaTATGAAAGctcgcttggaatttgccaaaaggcacctaaagactctcagaccatgagaaacaagattctctggtctgatgaaaccaagattgaactatttggcctgaatgccaagcgtcacttctgcaggaaacctggcaccatccctacggtgaagcatggtggtggcagcatcatgctgtagggatgtttttcagcagcaaggactgggagactagtcaggatcaaggcaaagatgaacatagaaaattacagagagatccttgatgaaaacctggtccagaccactcaggacctcagactggggcgaaggttcaccttccaaaaggacaacgaccccaagcacacagccaagaccacacaggagtggcttcgggacaagtctctgaatgtccttgagtggcccagccagagcctggacttgaacctgatcgaacatcactggagagacctggaaatagctttgcagcaacgctccccatccaacctgacagctcttgagaggatctgcagagaagggagaaactcccccaaatacaggtgtgccaagcttgtagcgtcatttcCCTAGAAGACGcaaggatgtaatcgctgccaaaggtgctccaacaaagtactgagtaaagtgtaatacttatgtaaatgtcatattgcagttttttattttataaattagctaacgtctaaaaacctgtttttgctttgtctttatggggtattgtgtgtagattaagggaaaaatatatataatacattttagaataaggctgtaacgttacaaaatgtggaataagtcaaggggtctgaatactttctgaagttcCAACTTTCTGAAGTTCCAACTTACATTATGTAATTGTGTAGTAAATTAGGGTCCAAAGTGGCCATGCAACTAAAACATGCACCACAATAATATCCATCTGATGATGCTTACTGTACCTGGAATCTTATCTTGATGACATCCAGGGGGCTGATCAGGGCTCGGGTCACCATGCCTGCGGCCGACCCAGACAGGGCTGCATCTTCTGGGGCTGGAGCAGCGCCCTTAGACCCTGGGTCATAGCCCACCATGATGACTCCACAGCAGCCTCACCAGAGGACCTCAGGTCTGGGGGAGAGAAAACATGTTATACAGCACAggcggttggtggcaccttaattggggaggacgggcttgtggtaatggctggagcgaagtaagtggaatggtattcaatacatcaaacacatggtttgatgccgttccatttCCGGGATTCCATTTgcgccgttccagacattattatgagccgtcctcccctcagcagcctccactgtataCAGGGTGACTAGTAGTTTCTCTGAGAGACAGTAACTGTAAATATGGATAGGCTATTGTGATTCACGAGGAATGATTCAGTATGTTGCTATTTTTATTGGAAGCCAATTCTGTATCACTTACTTATTTGTGCATCACTGCCACTAGAGATAGTTAGTAGCTGTATAAAGGAGTCATCAGGCAAATTCCACTGATTAATCATGTGTGATGGAAGTTGACTCTGCTGATATTGACATGACACCTGCATCTAGCTGACAGCTACAGTAACTCACTGTTGTCGAGTAgcctaactagctaactaactaccaAGTTATTGATCAGCCCTTCCTCCTAATCAGACACATGTGGAGATCGCAAACGTTGACTGCCATTGATGATCACGTCCTTCTCTTCCGTACATTAGTTGCAGTGGTAATTCATAGTAAATACAGTAGGTATTAACGTTCTTCAAAAAATACCATAGAGGACAGGACCTTGGCATAACTATGAGGTTAGCTAGTGTAGCCACTCAATCTGGTTTCCTTCAATGTAGCTCGCAATTTATAGCTAAAATGCGTAGAACTGTCGACTCACTTTTATGTGCTGCTCTTCCGTGGAACTGTGTGAAAGAATAGTTGGTGAAGGACAGGTAAGGCTACATGTACTTCTTCTTTTCATACAATTTAGCTTACTCAAACCAATCTGGGGACTGGAGAATGGTGCATATCGAACCAATCCGCATGGAGGGATGGATCACGTGACCATGCAATCCCAGTTGCACTACATGTGTTCCCCTTATGACACAAGATGTCGCTGTTGTTAAGTAACCAGTTTCAacattcagtactgtatcacaatgTCTGCATAGTTTCAGGTAAAGCATATTGTACAAAAGTCATCAAATTAATAATATTGTTAAAGGTCCAATAACATTGATTTACTGCACAATTTTACGTTTTATtgactgtaaaaaaaaatgtttaaacagTCTGTGACCAAGACTCATTATATTGCAGCAATCACGTTTATGTTAAAGTACAGCAGGTCAATAAAATCAGAGCTGAAAGTCTGTTTGAATCCCAAGGTCATATAGATGATGTGACATTTATTATAATCATTACAGAGTCAACGCTTGTGAGAAAGAACAATTAGTCGACTTTGTTGGCTCTGTTTTAGTATAGTGTGGAAGGAGGTGGTTGAGACCTGAAGACTTACGttatttcccagagtgcctttAGATCAGTGGGCTAAGGTGGTATTGAGCCATGCAGATGAACCTGGTTGAATACCTGGTCGCTCACACATATGTGCAAGTCCAGGACCATATAGACATGAAAACACCTCTTGGCAAGAGAACCATAGTCTATAATACTACATATAGACTCTATATGAACATAATGCCATGTTGATGATAATGTATTGTCCTGTTAGATGCTGAAgctgtgctcacacacacacacacacacacacacacacacacacacacacacacacaggatctcATAGTTTGaccaatttgacttcagattccacCGTTTGTCCACATTTCTCCAAACGTCAAACATTTTGAAGttgctccaaacgtcaaatttcgaggTGTTTTGGACACCACAGGTTGCACCCCTGCTGTCAcaagtttaggcattcattttgaatgtttaaattaagggttaaggtttggaatGGGGTTAAAACCCTCCAAAAATCAAAGGAGTGCCTATACTTGGCTTTGAACACACAACCCTCGGAGCCGAGGTTCGCGGTTTAGggttaaaacaaaaacaactcCACAGTTAAATTTAGGCCTTCTTTCTGAAtgtttaagggttaaggtttgggaaagggttaaaacaaaaacatttaaaacaagTATCTATCACTGGGATTGGACATATAACCTTCAGAGCTGAAGCTCGCAGTTCACGCTCATCTGCCACCCCGGTCCACAATATCCACAACGCTCACTGTTGCCCTTAATGGCTGGTTTTGGGTACCTGGACGGATGTCGGATTTCAAAGTGGATCATGAGCAACctggctgcacacacacacacacacacacacacatacatacatacatacatacacacatacacacatacacacatgcaagcacaaccaaacacatatacacacgtcctgccaggccccagctgtgctcacacacacactacgaggCATGATGGATGGGGAGGCAGATGAACAAACCCCCACTGGATGTAGATGGATAAAAACAGAGGGATGAATTAAGCAGCAGCAAGACGGTTGAAAAATAGTGGTCAAGTTATATTTTACTAGAAACAATGGCTATATATTATTAATGTAAAAGTTAAAAAATGTATGTACCAATTCCAGATTGCTCCTGTAATGGAGAATACATTGGTTGTGGTTTTAGCATTCAACTTCACCTGTCCAAGGAAAACTACCATAGTAGGTCATTCATTTGGATAAATCAGTATCCCTGATGGACACTTCTAACCAGTATTAGTCTGAAAGGAAAATATCCCATGGTGATATTGGATTTATTTTGATGTGGTGGACAGTATTCACAGAGGGGTTAAAATGTTATTCTCCATTGGTTTTATCTTCAGTTTAATCCATGCATTTACATAACTCTACTTTATTGCACTGCTAGAAAGACCTGGATGCGTTTTTAGAAGTGATGGTTTGAGAGGCTGACCAACACACGTGTGAGTGAAGATCCTATCCTATAGACAAGTGTGACAGTGTTTTCATACTGAGCCGAGAACGACATAGGTGCTGCTGTACGACTGTTTTAATCTGGATTAGTGTTTCTCTCTCTAGCCAGGACTCTAATAATCCGATTATTCGGAGTTTGCTTGGCGCTTCTTCAAGGGGGAAAAAAGAAGATGAGGGAGACGCGAAGCAAGGTCTCCTCGGTTATATTGCGGTGTCTCGGCGCATACTGTTACTGTTCATGCTGGTTCAGGCGATCTGCACTTTTGAAGTGAGGCTACGAGAGGCTATCCGTGCTATTAAATATATTGGAAGATTTTTTCTACGCCATGCAAGGCAAGTCGAAGGCGTCTCTATGCAAAGCGTGAGCAAAGTTATTTTAACAGGGTTTCTATTCTAGTCAGTCCACTGCAGTGCATCCCTGTGCAGTATTCGGACATATAGAATGCTGCGCTCTGCTCTGCAGTCAGACTGCGGCTTTGACAGAGTTTTGAGAGCGAAATCGAAAGACGACTGAATTTAATGAGAGTGACTTGGGTCTTTTTCCATACCTGTCAATCAACGGGGATAACGTATCGGCTATAGCCTACATTATGGGTCCTTCATTGTCGTTTTGATGGTGTTCAGGTGAGTAGCCCTAAATTCGAGTGGGTAGGCTATGTTTTGACATCGCCAAAGATattgaaataaatatattttttatcaacAAAATATTAGCCTATGTTTATTAGTTATTTAGCCTACATGGCTGAGCCCTGAAATTGGACTTGAATTAGCCCATATTGAAGTTTGATCATGTTTACATTTGCCATTTAGGCCTGTGGACGTTTGAATAACACAACTAAGTAGAAATTACATTTAGACCTGTGAGTGTCATGGGAATAATAACCAAAACCAAAACACAGTACATCTGATGCAACCGGTGGATAAACACTCATCAACCACTTGTGCGTGTAGCCTTATGCCCTAATGTCAGGACAGCTTTATTGTTCTCCAGGATAATCCCATCAGATTATTTGTCTGATGTAGGAATAGGATGCCCATCAATTAGACATAATTCGTTTAATCCAGACTAGTTAGatttctctgcctgcctgccctcctgACAGGTCCCCACATGAAGAGGCCTACACAGGCATGCACAGGTCAGGTAAGGACAGTggtgtttagtttagtttattaggatccccattagctactaaacatgcagcagctactcttcctgggatccacataaaacatacaaatacagtgccttcagaaaatattcatacctattttgttgtgttacagcctgaattcaaaatgatttaaataaaataaaaatctctcacccatctacacactccCCCATAATTagaaagtaaaaacatgttttacatttttttgggCACATTTTTTGATTAAGAAATACAGAAGTACTGTATCTCATTTAaatagtattcacacccctgagtcaatacatgttagaatcacatttggcagcgattaaagcttTGCACAccaggattgtacaatatttgtgcacattattctttaaaaaattatttaagctctgttaaattggttgttgatcattgctagacagccatatattttcaagacgatttaaggtcaaactgtaactaggccactcagaaacattcaatgtcgtcttggtaagaaactccagtgtatatttggccttgtgttttaggttattgtcctgctgaaaggtaaatttgtcttccagtgtctggtggaaagcagactgaaccaggttttcctctaggattttgcctgtgcttagctctattctgtttttttttatcctaaaaaaatccctagtccttgccaatgacaagtatacccataacatgatgcagccaccatcatgcttgaaaatatgaagagtcgtactcagtgatgtgttgtgttggattttccccaaacataacgctttgtattcaagacataaagtacatttctttgccataTTTTTTGGTAGTTTTACTTTGgagccttattgcaaacagaatgcatgttttgaaatatttgtattctgtacaggattctttcttttcactctgtcatttaggttagtattgtggagtgactacaaggttgttgatccatcctcagttttctactatcacagccattaaactctgtaacggttttaaagtcaccattggcctcatggtgaaatcagaAAGATGCCGTATCTTTGTAGTGAGTGGGTGTAGtagtacaccatccaaagtgtaattaataacttccccaTGCTCAAATAAATATTAAATGTCagcttttttcttcttcttcccaTCTGccaatagatgcccttctttgcCAGGCATTGGAAAACCACCCAGGtcttatgtgtggggtacagagatgagagagtCATAAAAAAATCACgtcaaacactattattgcacacagagcgagtccatgcaacttattatgtgacttgttaagcacatttttactcctgaacttatttaggcttaccataacaaagggcttgaatacttattgactcaagacatttcagattttcatttttaattaatgtgTAAACATTTATAAAACATAATTCCTTATgggggcattatggggtattgggtgtaggcCAGCGACAAACAATCTCAatataatccattttgaattcaggctgtaacacaacaaaatgtggaaaaagtcaaggtgtgtgaatactttctgaaggcaccgtacatgacaaagtacagaacagtTATAGACAAGGACATGAAATAacattgtatatacagtatatacacaacaaaaatactatttacaCACTATTATTACATACTCATATTCTTATACACAGTTCAATTAGATctttagaaagaggagagaaagctGTGAtacaatatacagtggggagaatacTGCAGAAACAGTGCTGTTATACATTGACTGTGGCTAACCAACTGAGGGGGAGGTGAGAATTGCAGACAACCGTGACAGACGATGGCTGTCAGAGAgttgcagtaggcctatagatccAGCCTGTACACAAACGTAATACTACTCATACCGACTAAAAATAGTACATGTTTTCGTTAATGTATTAATTATGTATCTTCTTATAATGATGAATAAAGAATTGAAGCATGCAGTCTTTTTAGTCAGTATGGCTAACTCACAGAATTCCACAAAGGTCTCAACTGGGCCATGGAAAAAGGACCTTTTAAAAGATGTTAGCTTCATTGATCCTGAGAATCACTATGGACTCATATCAGTGCCTGTGGCTGCAGTTTCAGTTTCTACTAAACCTGTCCACCAAGGAGTGTGTCTGAAATGCTGCCAAACGTTTGCTGACTCAAGGATTTCGAAGGAAGAGAGTTTTTACTATCCCTGTCAGTGTGGATTGATCTAGATTGACTGTGAAGTCGAAATTGATTAAGATAATGCCATTGGTATCTGTTATAGATTAGACCCATGTTTAGGCTCTCACATCAGCCTGATTGTATACAGTGGTTCAGTATGGCAGGCTAGACGAAGCCCATATATGCTAGTAAGTAATAACACTGGGTCAATCTCAATTGGTTCTATCATGATTCCTCTTGTCCTCTGTCCTAGTCTCCTTCTCAAAGCAAATTAgagcagaatatatatatatatatttttaggggATAGATCAGCTATGAAATTAGCTGATTGAATTGGAGACTATCAAATAACATTACATtaatcatttccaatcccctttttatatatatacactaccgttcaaaagtttggggtcacttagaaatgtccttgtttttgaaagaaaagcacatgttttgtccattaaaataacatcaaattgataagaaatacagtgtagacattgttaatgttgtaaatgactattgtagctggaaacggctgacttttcatggaatatctacatggcttttttttgcaactctgcctagaaggccagcatcccggagtcacctcttcactgttgacgttgagactggtgttttgtgggtactatttagtgaagctgccagttgaggacttgtgaggcatctgtttctcaaactagacactctaatgtacttgtcctcttgctcagttgtgcaccggtgcctcccactcctctttctattctggttagagccagtttgcgctgttctgtgaagggagtggtacacagcgttgtaagaaatcttccgtttcttggcaatttctcgcatggaatagccttaatttctcagaacaagaatagactgacgagtttcagaagaaaggtctttgattctggccattttgagcctgtaatagaactcacaaatgttgatgctccagatactcaactagtctaaagaaggacatttttattgcttctttaatcagaacaacagttttcagctgtgctaacataattgcaaaagggttttctaatgatcaattagccttttaaaatgataaacttggattagttaacac contains the following coding sequences:
- the LOC129833829 gene encoding mitochondrial thiamine pyrophosphate carrier-like encodes the protein MVGYDPGSKGAAPAPEDAALSGSAAGMVTRALISPLDVIKIRFQLQIERVSSRHPEGKYWGLFQASRCILAEEGLPAFWKGHIPAQLLSVCFGAVQFASFEFLTEMTHKSTVYDSQTAGVHFVCGGLAACSATVACQPLDTLRTRFAAQGEPKVYHSLRHAVSTMYRTEGALGFYRGLGPTLVAVFPYAGLQFFFYKVLKNLMGPPPKDSNVGGNLRSLLCGSCAGVISKTMTYPFDLIKKRLQVGGFEEARAHFGQVRKYGGFVDCVSQIAREEGLRGFLKGLSPSLVKAAVSTGFTFFWYEFFLNAIQNLKGSQ